The genomic window GGTGCGCAGCGCGGCGTGCAGGTTCAGGAACAGGTACGGGAACGTGAACAGCGTCAGGATGCCCAGCGCGCCCCAGAACCCGCTGGGGCCGGGCCAGTTGATGCCGGTCAGCGCCTCGATGGTGCCGCCGGGTCCGCTGGCGGCGATCATAGCGTACGCGCCCACGTAACCGGGAATCGCCAGGGGCAGCACGCCCGCGAGCATGAGTGCGCGGCGGGGGCGCAGGTCGGTGCGCGCCGCGAGGTACGCCAGCGGCAGCGCGACCAGCGTGGTCGTGATCAGGGTGCCGCCCGTCAGCAGGAGGGTGTTGCCGAGCAGTTCCAGGTTGCGCGTGCGGAAGACGATCTCGCGCAGTTCGGTCCCCTCGGCGCCCAGCGCGCGCAGCAGCAGGTACACCAGGGGCAGCAGGACACCGGCCACCGTCAACAGGGCGGGCAGCAGCAGGGGCAGGGGGGGGCGTCGTCGGATCATGGGTGGGGTGTGCCCATGCGGGCAGCCCCGTCACGATAGCAGAGCGGATTACTCGGGTTTCAGGTCGGGTGTCCCCCGGTCGCGCCACCCCCAGCCACAGCCGAAGGCCGCCGCCCCTGCCAAGCGGGACGGCGGCCTTCTGGGGAGGGGCCTTACAGCAGGCCCGCGTCCCGCAGGAGCTTCTGCGCTTTCTCGATGTTCTTCGGCATGACGGTGGGATCCACCTTGGGGCTGCGCTTGATCACGTCCGCGTAGGGCAGCATGGTCGTGGGCTGCAGGATGTTGCCGATCACGGGGTACTCGAAGTTCACGCTCAGGAAGAACGTCTGCGCGTCCTTGGCGACCAGGGCGCTCAGGAAGCGCGCGGCGCTGGCCTGGTTCTTGCTGGTCTTCAGGATCCCGGCGCCCGTGGCGTTGCCCAGGTTGCCGATGTCGCCATTCTTGAAGAAGTACGTGTCGATCGGGTAGCTCAGGCGGTTGACGCGCTGAATGTAGTAGTGGTTGGTCAGCGCGACGTCGATCTCACCGGCGCGCATGGCTTCGAGCATGCCGACGTTGCTGGTCTTGTAGTCCTTGGGCTGCAGGGCCTTCATGCCCTCGATCCAGGCGCGGGTCTTCTGCTCGCCCTGCTGCGCGATCATGACGCCCAGGAAGTCCTGGAAGCTGGGGTAGCTGACCGTCCAGCCGATGCGGCCCTTGAGGCTGGTCATCTTGGGGAGGTCCATGATCGAGTCGGGCAGCTGGTCCGGCTTGATCTTGCCCGTGTTGTACGCCAGGGTGCGGAAGCGGACAGTGGTGGGCAGCCAGGTGCGGCTGTCGGGCAGGTAGTCGTCACTGACGTTACGGGTCAGGGCCGCGCCCAGCTTGGTGAACTTGCCTTCCTCGGCCAGTTCGCCGAGCGCACCGACCGAGTTGCCCCAGTAGACGTCGGCGGGGCTGCGGCTGCCTTCCTCGCGGATGGCGGCGACGAGCTGCGCGTCGGTGCCGTAGCGGACGTTGACCTTGATGCCGGTCTGGCGTTCGAACTGCTGCACGACCGGGTCGACGAAGGTCTTGGCGCGGCCCGAGTAGACGGTCAGGGTCTTGGTCTGCGCGAGGCTGGTGCCGGCAAGCAGCAGAGCGGTGACGGCGAGAACGGTGCGTTTCATCCCCGTAATCCTAAGTACACCACTCGGATTACTATAGGTATGAATGTCCCGACGCGGAGGCCAATGGAAGCCGGGGCACACCTGCTCAGTGGCGCGCCCCGGCTCTCCCGATCTTCAGATATTCCGCACGGCGCCGCGCGCGGCGCTGGTGGTCATGCTGGCATAGGCGCGCAGCGCGCCGGTGATCTTGCGGGGACGGGCCTCGGCGGGGTGCCAGCCGGCCTCCTGCTGGTGGGCGCGCCGGGCGGCGAGTTCGGCGTCGTCCACGGCGAGGTGGATGCGCCGCGCGGGAATGTCGATCTCGATGACGTCGCCGGTCTGCACGAGGCCGATGGTGCCGCCCTCGGCCGCCTCGGGAGACACGTGCCCGATGGACAGGCCTGAGGATCCGCCGCTGAAGCGTCCGTCGGTGACCAGCGCGCAGTCCTTGCCCAGCCCCTTGGATTTCAGGTAGCTGGTGGGGTACAGCATCTCCTGCATGCCGGGGCCGCCCTTGGGGCCCTCGTAGCGGATCAGCACGACCTCGCCAGCAGTCACCGTGCCGTCGAGGATGGCGTCCACGGCGGCGTCCTGCGATTCGAACACGCGCGCAGTCCCGGTGAATTTCAGGATGCTCTCGTCCACCCCGGCGGTCTTGACGATGCAGCCGTCCTCGGCGAGGTTGCCGTACAGCACCGCCAGCCCGCCGTCCTGCGAGAAGGCGTGCTCGGCGCTGCGGATGACGCCCTTTTCGCGGTCGAGGTCCAGCGCGGTGTAGCGCCGCGCCTGCGAGAACGCCAGCTGGGTGGGCACCCCGCCGGGCGCGGCGCGGTAGAAGGTGTGGGTCGCCTCGTCATCGGTGCGTTTGACGTCCCAGCGGTTCAGGGCGCCTTGCAGGCTGGGGGCGTGGACGCTGTGCACGTCGCGGTTCAGCAGCCCGGCGTCGTCCAGCTGGCCCAGGATGCCCATGATGCCCCCGGCGCGGTGGACGTCTTCCATGTGCACGTCGTTTTTGGCAGGTGCGACCTTACACAGCACCGGCACGCGGCGCGACAGGCGGTCGAT from Deinococcus sedimenti includes these protein-coding regions:
- a CDS encoding extracellular solute-binding protein, translating into MKRTVLAVTALLLAGTSLAQTKTLTVYSGRAKTFVDPVVQQFERQTGIKVNVRYGTDAQLVAAIREEGSRSPADVYWGNSVGALGELAEEGKFTKLGAALTRNVSDDYLPDSRTWLPTTVRFRTLAYNTGKIKPDQLPDSIMDLPKMTSLKGRIGWTVSYPSFQDFLGVMIAQQGEQKTRAWIEGMKALQPKDYKTSNVGMLEAMRAGEIDVALTNHYYIQRVNRLSYPIDTYFFKNGDIGNLGNATGAGILKTSKNQASAARFLSALVAKDAQTFFLSVNFEYPVIGNILQPTTMLPYADVIKRSPKVDPTVMPKNIEKAQKLLRDAGLL
- the ilvD gene encoding dihydroxy-acid dehydratase → MPTYRSRTTTEGRNMAGARALWRATGMQEGDFQKPIIAVVNSFTQFVPGHVHLKDLGQLVAREIEAAGGVAKEFNTIAVDDGIAMGHDGMLYSLPSRELIADSVEYMVNAHCADAMVCISNCDKITPGMLMAALRLNIPVVFVSGGPMEAGKILLKDTLHSLDLVDAMVMAADDSVTDEEVLNVERSACPTCGSCSGMFTANSMNCLTEALGLSLPGNGSVLATHADRQALFKRAGHVIVDLAKRYYEGDDESALPRNIATFQAFENAMTLDIAMGGSTNTVLHLLAAAHEAGVDFTMQDIDRLSRRVPVLCKVAPAKNDVHMEDVHRAGGIMGILGQLDDAGLLNRDVHSVHAPSLQGALNRWDVKRTDDEATHTFYRAAPGGVPTQLAFSQARRYTALDLDREKGVIRSAEHAFSQDGGLAVLYGNLAEDGCIVKTAGVDESILKFTGTARVFESQDAAVDAILDGTVTAGEVVLIRYEGPKGGPGMQEMLYPTSYLKSKGLGKDCALVTDGRFSGGSSGLSIGHVSPEAAEGGTIGLVQTGDVIEIDIPARRIHLAVDDAELAARRAHQQEAGWHPAEARPRKITGALRAYASMTTSAARGAVRNI